TAAAAGCGGAGAATGTTTCCAAGGCCAAGGCGTTTTTTGCAGAGATACTCCCCGATACCCGAAGCTTTGACGGTTGTGAAGGTGTAAACATATGTATCAATTCCGAGGACCCGGGCAATTTGGTATTGGTTGAAAAGTGGGCTTCGAAAGAGCACTACGAAAAATACCATCACTGGCGCGATGAAACGGGTGTTTTGCAGCAAATCCGGCAATTTCTTGACGGACCCGTAAGCAGAAGTTTTTTAGAAATAGTCG
The genomic region above belongs to Deltaproteobacteria bacterium and contains:
- a CDS encoding antibiotic biosynthesis monooxygenase family protein codes for the protein MSVMIIIDAKLKAENVSKAKAFFAEILPDTRSFDGCEGVNICINSEDPGNLVLVEKWASKEHYEKYHHWRDETGVLQQIRQFLDGPVSRSFLEIVDA